The Atribacter laminatus genome contains the following window.
GGTTTTAAAGTGCAAGTCGTTCCAATGGCATGGGATGGGATAATCCCGAGCCTTTTGGCCAAAAAGATTGACCTCATTTACTCGGGAATGACAATTACTGAGGAAAGAAAGCAGCAAGTTGATTTTTCTGATGTTTATTGGGTTGTCAATCAAGCAGTAGCAGCTCGTGAAGGTGAAAATTTGGATATTGAGAGTTTTAAAGCAGGAAAATACACTGTTGGAACCCAAAGAAGTTGTACCGCGGCTATGTGGATTGAAGATAATTTAGTAAAAACTGGAATTCTTCCTAAAGATAACCTCAAACTTTATGATAACTTCCCCTTGGCGGTAAATGATTTGATTAATGGTCGAGTTCAGGTGGCTATGATGGATGAACCAGTCGTATCTAAAGCAATTGATGGAAAACCTCTGATTAAAATTGGAGTAATTAGTACTGGAGAAGAATACGGAATCGCTATTCGTAAAGAAGATACCGCTTTAAAAGATAAATTGAATGAAGGGCTAAAAAAGTTGATGGCTTCGCCCTTTTGGGAAGAACTCATGGTCAAATACGAAATGAAGTAATATAATTTTCGAGATCAATAGAGTTTTATTAGGGAGCAGGAATAAAGTATCTTGCTCCCTAATTTTTTTCATCTCACAAAGAATATTCAGTTTACCATTCACTCTATTTGAATTATCAAGTATAATCACTTTCAGTTATTTATAACACTGAGTAATTTTAGTTGAGGTGGCACCATTGCAGGCAGTTATTGAGTCGTTTCCCTATATCATTTCTGGTATGGGTGTGACACTTGGATTGGTTGGATTGGCATTGGCATTGGGATTGATGGTAGGTATCCCGATGGCAGTTGGACAGGTTTATGGAGGAAAATGGACCGGGAAATTCATTGCTTTTTATGTCTGGATCTTTCGAGGGCTTCCCAACTTGGTTTTATTGTTTCTATTTTATTTTGGTATATTCCCGCTTATGGGTTTGAATGTTTCGGCTTTTTTTATTGGTGCACTGGCTTTGGGCTTAAGAAGTGCTGCTTATCAAACTGAAATATTTCGAGGAGCCATTTTGTCTCTCGGCGAAGGGCAGATGTTAGCTGCCCGATCATTGGGTATGAGTAAAAATCAAGCCATATTAAACATAATGCTTCCTCAGGCACTCCGAATTGCTTTACCGGGGTGGTCAAATGAATACCCAATTTTACTCACCGATTCATCAGTTTGCTACGCTATAGGTGTCATGGAAATTATGACCCGGGGAAATCAAATGGTGACTCGAACCTATCAACCAATGCCGATTTATTTTGCTTGTGCCTTAATATTTATTTTAATGAATTATGGTGGTTTAAGTCTTTTTCGTGCAGTTGAAAAACGGGTTCATGTTCCCGGTTTTGGAAGTAGTGATCAATCATGACTGATTCAAAATATGTCCTTGTCGTTGAAGATATCCATAAATCTTTTGGAGAAACTGAAGTATTGCGGGGTGTCTCTTTCCAGGTAGCCAAAGGAGAGACCCTGGTTTTTATTGGACCCTCGGGTACCGGGAAAAGTACTCTGTTGCGCTGTGTTAATCAATTGACT
Protein-coding sequences here:
- a CDS encoding transporter substrate-binding domain-containing protein, which encodes MKGKVFFIVVIALLVSMVLGSTVLANEEKTYIVGIDGDYYPFSFIDKDGNPAGFDVESIQWIANEMGFKVQVVPMAWDGIIPSLLAKKIDLIYSGMTITEERKQQVDFSDVYWVVNQAVAAREGENLDIESFKAGKYTVGTQRSCTAAMWIEDNLVKTGILPKDNLKLYDNFPLAVNDLINGRVQVAMMDEPVVSKAIDGKPLIKIGVISTGEEYGIAIRKEDTALKDKLNEGLKKLMASPFWEELMVKYEMK
- a CDS encoding amino acid ABC transporter permease; amino-acid sequence: MAPLQAVIESFPYIISGMGVTLGLVGLALALGLMVGIPMAVGQVYGGKWTGKFIAFYVWIFRGLPNLVLLFLFYFGIFPLMGLNVSAFFIGALALGLRSAAYQTEIFRGAILSLGEGQMLAARSLGMSKNQAILNIMLPQALRIALPGWSNEYPILLTDSSVCYAIGVMEIMTRGNQMVTRTYQPMPIYFACALIFILMNYGGLSLFRAVEKRVHVPGFGSSDQS